Proteins from one Salmo salar chromosome ssa07, Ssal_v3.1, whole genome shotgun sequence genomic window:
- the LOC106609405 gene encoding protein LLP homolog — protein sequence MAKSLRSKWKRKMRAVKRAKNAPKELARLKQALAHGGTGEISMNDIQDIATVVSADKIKEKKVDVDMEGEEVDDGKMDMDSKRSKTTQLDEHGQYPTWMSQRQAKKLKGKRMTKKSGGKANKKKKGIAW from the exons ATGGCCAAAAGTCTGCGAAGCAAATGGAAGAGGAAGATGCGTGCAGTGAAGAGAGCGAAGAACGCCCCTAAGGAACTGGCTCGGCTGAAGCAAGCCTTAGCCCACGGTGGCACAGGAGAGATCTCCATGAATGACATTCAGGACATAGCTACAGTGGTGTCAGCTGACAAGATAAAAGAGAAGAAAGTGGATgtagacatggagggagaggaagtAGATG ATGGAAAGATGGACATGGACAGCAAGCGCAGTAAGACGACCCAATTGGACGAGCACGGACAGTACCCAACATGGATGAGCCAACGACAGGCCAAGAAACTGAAAGGCAAACGCATGACAAAGAAATCAGGAGGAAAGGCCAACAAAAAAAAGAAGGGCATTGCCTGGTAG
- the hcls1 gene encoding hematopoietic cell-specific Lyn substrate 1 isoform X2, whose product MWKSVVGHNVSLKVAEGDDWETDPDFENDVSEQEQRWGAKTIEGSGRKEHISVSELRQKVSQEHEVGKQKERAEAPKASYGYGGKFGVEKDRMDKGAVGHGYVAQVEQHSSQTDAKRGFGGKFGVQKDRVDKSAMGFEYKGEVEQHASQKDYSKGFGGKFGVEKEKVDKAALGYDYKGETEKHQSQKDYSKGFGGKFGVEKEKVDKAALGYDYKGETEKHESQKDYAKGFGGRHGIQTDRMDKSAVAFTDMESPTSAYEKTLPLEASSAGAGNLKARFENLARSSDEENRKRAEEERARRQAREKREQEEARRRQQEQNSREEEAEQHQPPPVEEQRPPPIEEQRPPPVEEQRPPPFPEANRKPQPPQLPTARALPQIPRDDPEPVEEPDYDQPPCLPPRSSDLLEAEPPQEQTPSEPEQEDEGEYEDIAPVPFPEPDPAVDNDYEDLTCGQTAVAIYDYQGEADDEISFNPDDVITNIEMVDEGWWKGQCHGRIGLFPATFVKMM is encoded by the exons ATGTGGAAGTCAGTGGTGGGACACAACGTGAGCTTAAAGGTTGCAGAGGGGGACGACTGGGAGACCGACCCTGACTTTGAG AATGATGTGTCAGAACAGGAACAGAGATGGGGGGCCAAGACCATTGAGGGGTCTGGTCGAAAAGAACACATCAG TGTATCAGAGCTGAGACAGAAGGTGTCCCAGGAGCATGAGGTGGGGAAGCAGAAGGAGCGAGCGGAGGCTCCCAAGGCCTCTTACGGTTACGGAGGGAAGTTTGGAGTGGAGAAAGACCGCATGGACAAG GGGGCAGTGGGGCATGGCTACGTGGCACAGGTGGAGCAGCACTCATCCCAGACTGATGCAAAGAGAGGATTCGGGGGGAAATTTGGAGTGCAGAAAGACCGTGTGGATAAG TCTGCCATGGGTTTTGAATACAAGGGAGAGGTGGAGCAGCATGCATCTCAGAAAG ACTATTCAAAGGGTTTTGGAGGGAAGTTTGGGGTGGAGAAGGAGAAAGTGGACAAGGCTGCCTTGGGATATGACTacaagggagagacagagaagcacCAGTCTCAGAAAG ACTATTCAAAGGGTTTTGGAGGGAAGTTTGGGGTGGAGAAGGAGAAAGTGGACAAGGCTGCTTTAGGTTACGACTACAAGGGCGAGACAGAGAAGCATGAGTCACAGAAAG ACTATGCCAAGGGCTTTGGGGGACGCCATGGCATTCAGACAGACCGCATGGATAAA AGTGCAGTGGCCTTCACAGACATGGAATCCCCTACCTCTGCCTATGAGAAGACACTACCATTGGAGGCAT CAAGCGCAGGGGCAGGCAACCTGAAGGCTCGCTTTGAGAACTTGGCTCGGTCATCAGACGAGGAGAACAGAAAGCgagcggaggaggagagagccAGGAGACAagctagagagaagagagagcaggaggaggcaCGACGCAGACAACAG GAACAGAACAGCAGGGAGGAGGAAGCAGAGCAGCATCAGCCTCCACCTGTTGAAGAGCAGAGACCTCCACCTATTGAAGAGCAGAGACCTCCACCTGTTGAAGAGCAGAGACCTCCCCCTTTTCCAGAGGCCAACAGGAAGCCCCAACCACCACAGCTGCCCACTGCCAGGGCATTGCCTCAGATACCAAGAGATGATCCTGAGCCAGTG gaggagccagACTATGACCAGCCCCCGTGCCTGCCCCCACGGTCAAGTGACCTGCTGGAGGCGGAGCCACCTCAGGAGCAGACCCCATCAGAACCAGagcaggaggatgagggagagtatGAGGATATCGCACCAGTACCTTTCCCAGAACCTGATCCAG ctgtGGATAATGACTATGAGGACCTGACATGCGGTCAGACAGCAGTGGCCATTTATGACTACcaaggag AGGCAGATGATGAGATCTCCTTCAACCCGGATGATGTCATCACCAACATAGAGATGGTGGACGAAGGCTGGTGGAAGGGACAGTGTCATGGACGCATTGGACTTTTCCCTGCTACATTTGTGAAAATGATGTAG
- the hcls1 gene encoding hematopoietic cell-specific Lyn substrate 1 isoform X1 produces the protein MWKSVVGHNVSLKVAEGDDWETDPDFENDVSEQEQRWGAKTIEGSGRKEHISVSELRQKVSQEHEVGKQKERAEAPKASYGYGGKFGVEKDRMDKGAVGHGYVAQVEQHSSQTDAKRGFGGKFGVQKDRVDKSAMGFEYKGEVEQHASQKDYSKGFGGKFGVEKEKVDKAALGYDYKGETEKHQSQKDYSKGFGGKFGVEKEKVDKAALGYDYKGETEKHESQKDYAKGFGGRHGIQTDRMDKSAVAFTDMESPTSAYEKTLPLEASSAGAGNLKARFENLARSSDEENRKRAEEERARRQAREKREQEEARRRQQEQNSREEEAEQHQPPPVEEQRPPPIEEQRPPPVEEQRPPPFPEANRKPQPPQLPTARALPQIPRDDPEPVEEEEEEEPDYDQPPCLPPRSSDLLEAEPPQEQTPSEPEQEDEGEYEDIAPVPFPEPDPAVDNDYEDLTCGQTAVAIYDYQGEADDEISFNPDDVITNIEMVDEGWWKGQCHGRIGLFPATFVKMM, from the exons ATGTGGAAGTCAGTGGTGGGACACAACGTGAGCTTAAAGGTTGCAGAGGGGGACGACTGGGAGACCGACCCTGACTTTGAG AATGATGTGTCAGAACAGGAACAGAGATGGGGGGCCAAGACCATTGAGGGGTCTGGTCGAAAAGAACACATCAG TGTATCAGAGCTGAGACAGAAGGTGTCCCAGGAGCATGAGGTGGGGAAGCAGAAGGAGCGAGCGGAGGCTCCCAAGGCCTCTTACGGTTACGGAGGGAAGTTTGGAGTGGAGAAAGACCGCATGGACAAG GGGGCAGTGGGGCATGGCTACGTGGCACAGGTGGAGCAGCACTCATCCCAGACTGATGCAAAGAGAGGATTCGGGGGGAAATTTGGAGTGCAGAAAGACCGTGTGGATAAG TCTGCCATGGGTTTTGAATACAAGGGAGAGGTGGAGCAGCATGCATCTCAGAAAG ACTATTCAAAGGGTTTTGGAGGGAAGTTTGGGGTGGAGAAGGAGAAAGTGGACAAGGCTGCCTTGGGATATGACTacaagggagagacagagaagcacCAGTCTCAGAAAG ACTATTCAAAGGGTTTTGGAGGGAAGTTTGGGGTGGAGAAGGAGAAAGTGGACAAGGCTGCTTTAGGTTACGACTACAAGGGCGAGACAGAGAAGCATGAGTCACAGAAAG ACTATGCCAAGGGCTTTGGGGGACGCCATGGCATTCAGACAGACCGCATGGATAAA AGTGCAGTGGCCTTCACAGACATGGAATCCCCTACCTCTGCCTATGAGAAGACACTACCATTGGAGGCAT CAAGCGCAGGGGCAGGCAACCTGAAGGCTCGCTTTGAGAACTTGGCTCGGTCATCAGACGAGGAGAACAGAAAGCgagcggaggaggagagagccAGGAGACAagctagagagaagagagagcaggaggaggcaCGACGCAGACAACAG GAACAGAACAGCAGGGAGGAGGAAGCAGAGCAGCATCAGCCTCCACCTGTTGAAGAGCAGAGACCTCCACCTATTGAAGAGCAGAGACCTCCACCTGTTGAAGAGCAGAGACCTCCCCCTTTTCCAGAGGCCAACAGGAAGCCCCAACCACCACAGCTGCCCACTGCCAGGGCATTGCCTCAGATACCAAGAGATGATCCTGAGCCAGTG gaggaagaggaggaggaggagccagACTATGACCAGCCCCCGTGCCTGCCCCCACGGTCAAGTGACCTGCTGGAGGCGGAGCCACCTCAGGAGCAGACCCCATCAGAACCAGagcaggaggatgagggagagtatGAGGATATCGCACCAGTACCTTTCCCAGAACCTGATCCAG ctgtGGATAATGACTATGAGGACCTGACATGCGGTCAGACAGCAGTGGCCATTTATGACTACcaaggag AGGCAGATGATGAGATCTCCTTCAACCCGGATGATGTCATCACCAACATAGAGATGGTGGACGAAGGCTGGTGGAAGGGACAGTGTCATGGACGCATTGGACTTTTCCCTGCTACATTTGTGAAAATGATGTAG
- the hcls1 gene encoding hematopoietic cell-specific Lyn substrate 1 isoform X3: protein MWKSVVGHNVSLKVAEGDDWETDPDFENDVSEQEQRWGAKTIEGSGRKEHISVSELRQKVSQEHEVGKQKERAEAPKASYGYGGKFGVEKDRMDKGAVGHGYVAQVEQHSSQTDAKRGFGGKFGVQKDRVDKSAMGFEYKGEVEQHASQKDYSKGFGGKFGVEKEKVDKAALGYDYKGETEKHESQKDYAKGFGGRHGIQTDRMDKSAVAFTDMESPTSAYEKTLPLEASSAGAGNLKARFENLARSSDEENRKRAEEERARRQAREKREQEEARRRQQEQNSREEEAEQHQPPPVEEQRPPPIEEQRPPPVEEQRPPPFPEANRKPQPPQLPTARALPQIPRDDPEPVEEEEEEEPDYDQPPCLPPRSSDLLEAEPPQEQTPSEPEQEDEGEYEDIAPVPFPEPDPAVDNDYEDLTCGQTAVAIYDYQGEADDEISFNPDDVITNIEMVDEGWWKGQCHGRIGLFPATFVKMM, encoded by the exons ATGTGGAAGTCAGTGGTGGGACACAACGTGAGCTTAAAGGTTGCAGAGGGGGACGACTGGGAGACCGACCCTGACTTTGAG AATGATGTGTCAGAACAGGAACAGAGATGGGGGGCCAAGACCATTGAGGGGTCTGGTCGAAAAGAACACATCAG TGTATCAGAGCTGAGACAGAAGGTGTCCCAGGAGCATGAGGTGGGGAAGCAGAAGGAGCGAGCGGAGGCTCCCAAGGCCTCTTACGGTTACGGAGGGAAGTTTGGAGTGGAGAAAGACCGCATGGACAAG GGGGCAGTGGGGCATGGCTACGTGGCACAGGTGGAGCAGCACTCATCCCAGACTGATGCAAAGAGAGGATTCGGGGGGAAATTTGGAGTGCAGAAAGACCGTGTGGATAAG TCTGCCATGGGTTTTGAATACAAGGGAGAGGTGGAGCAGCATGCATCTCAGAAAG ACTATTCAAAGGGTTTTGGAGGGAAGTTTGGGGTGGAGAAGGAGAAAGTGGACAAGGCTGCTTTAGGTTACGACTACAAGGGCGAGACAGAGAAGCATGAGTCACAGAAAG ACTATGCCAAGGGCTTTGGGGGACGCCATGGCATTCAGACAGACCGCATGGATAAA AGTGCAGTGGCCTTCACAGACATGGAATCCCCTACCTCTGCCTATGAGAAGACACTACCATTGGAGGCAT CAAGCGCAGGGGCAGGCAACCTGAAGGCTCGCTTTGAGAACTTGGCTCGGTCATCAGACGAGGAGAACAGAAAGCgagcggaggaggagagagccAGGAGACAagctagagagaagagagagcaggaggaggcaCGACGCAGACAACAG GAACAGAACAGCAGGGAGGAGGAAGCAGAGCAGCATCAGCCTCCACCTGTTGAAGAGCAGAGACCTCCACCTATTGAAGAGCAGAGACCTCCACCTGTTGAAGAGCAGAGACCTCCCCCTTTTCCAGAGGCCAACAGGAAGCCCCAACCACCACAGCTGCCCACTGCCAGGGCATTGCCTCAGATACCAAGAGATGATCCTGAGCCAGTG gaggaagaggaggaggaggagccagACTATGACCAGCCCCCGTGCCTGCCCCCACGGTCAAGTGACCTGCTGGAGGCGGAGCCACCTCAGGAGCAGACCCCATCAGAACCAGagcaggaggatgagggagagtatGAGGATATCGCACCAGTACCTTTCCCAGAACCTGATCCAG ctgtGGATAATGACTATGAGGACCTGACATGCGGTCAGACAGCAGTGGCCATTTATGACTACcaaggag AGGCAGATGATGAGATCTCCTTCAACCCGGATGATGTCATCACCAACATAGAGATGGTGGACGAAGGCTGGTGGAAGGGACAGTGTCATGGACGCATTGGACTTTTCCCTGCTACATTTGTGAAAATGATGTAG